In a genomic window of Pleurocapsa sp. PCC 7319:
- a CDS encoding GNAT family N-acetyltransferase: MHSLTRLTTFGEALLYSPLTYPTYRPRLQNISSDENTVAIGISIAGKPIGLGIAETQADKSAQVLSLFVAQAYRHQGFGTALLTRLEQELYLEGCKSVEFVYTTGQTTTSTVEHLLDKCGWSSPQPRRVICKASTHEMSNAPWMRRRWQLPASYSIFPWVKITPRERSLIQEQEVKSWIHPDLIPFKYEEGLEPINSVGLRYKGQVVGWLINHRTAPDTIRYSCSYIRPDLQKLGRITFLYIKAVQLQAAANIPFGIWTIPLEHTSMVNFAKKHMKPYSIYLQETKGASKLLFSDQELGLHRCVESMANR, translated from the coding sequence ATGCATAGTTTGACTCGTCTCACTACTTTTGGTGAAGCATTACTTTATAGCCCCTTGACCTATCCTACGTATCGTCCTCGGTTACAAAATATAAGCTCAGATGAGAATACTGTGGCCATAGGTATCTCTATTGCAGGAAAACCAATTGGTTTGGGGATAGCTGAAACTCAAGCAGATAAATCAGCTCAAGTTCTTTCTCTGTTCGTGGCACAAGCTTATCGTCATCAAGGATTTGGTACCGCTTTACTTACTCGTTTAGAACAGGAACTATATTTAGAAGGTTGTAAAAGCGTAGAATTTGTTTATACGACTGGTCAAACGACTACTTCTACTGTGGAACATTTACTAGATAAATGTGGTTGGTCGTCTCCTCAACCGCGAAGAGTAATCTGCAAAGCATCTACTCATGAAATGAGCAATGCACCTTGGATGCGTCGTCGTTGGCAACTGCCTGCCTCCTACTCTATTTTTCCTTGGGTAAAAATTACACCTAGAGAACGATCTTTGATACAGGAACAAGAAGTAAAGTCATGGATTCATCCAGATTTAATCCCATTTAAATATGAAGAAGGTTTAGAGCCTATCAACAGCGTGGGACTGCGTTATAAAGGACAGGTTGTTGGTTGGCTAATTAATCATCGTACTGCTCCTGATACTATCCGCTATAGCTGTAGCTATATCCGACCAGATTTGCAAAAGCTGGGTCGAATTACGTTCCTTTACATCAAAGCAGTTCAGCTTCAAGCAGCAGCTAACATTCCCTTCGGCATTTGGACTATTCCCCTAGAACATACTTCTATGGTTAATTTTGCCAAAAAACACATGAAACCATACTCAATATATCTCCAAGAGACTAAAGGAGCGTCAAAGTTGCTGTTTTCCGATCAAGAATTAGGTTTGCATAGATGTGTTGAAAGTATGGCAAATCGATAA
- a CDS encoding aspartyl/asparaginyl beta-hydroxylase domain-containing protein, translated as MFFESSNFPFLSVLETNWLLIKQEFEQLKSEKLIDWPEKNIYNQGWKIFGLYSFGKKLQENCQLCPQTTRLTETIPGITTVGFSRLASGTKITPHVGCSDRVLRCHLGLIVPDRCALRVGSQTKSWQEGKCFIFDDTLEHEAWNLGKSDRIVLLIDFLKPGHKLTDLSQLNCPKPLIDVMSHM; from the coding sequence ATGTTTTTTGAATCAAGTAATTTTCCCTTTCTTTCAGTCTTGGAAACAAATTGGTTATTAATCAAACAAGAATTTGAGCAGTTAAAATCCGAAAAATTGATAGATTGGCCTGAAAAAAATATATATAATCAAGGTTGGAAAATATTTGGCTTGTATTCATTTGGCAAGAAACTTCAAGAAAATTGCCAATTATGCCCCCAAACAACACGACTGACCGAAACCATCCCAGGCATAACTACAGTTGGATTTTCCCGTCTAGCATCAGGTACTAAGATTACTCCTCATGTTGGATGTTCTGATAGGGTACTTCGTTGTCATTTAGGTCTAATTGTGCCAGATCGTTGCGCTTTGCGGGTTGGTAGTCAAACAAAAAGTTGGCAAGAAGGTAAGTGTTTTATTTTTGATGATACTTTAGAACATGAAGCCTGGAATTTGGGCAAGAGCGATCGCATTGTCTTGTTAATCGATTTCTTAAAACCAGGTCACAAGTTGACAGATTTATCTCAGCTTAATTGTCCCAAGCCACTAATCGATGTCATGAGCCATATGTAG
- a CDS encoding NHLP leader peptide family RiPP precursor, protein MSEQNTLNRNELEARIIAKAWQDEAFKQELLNNPKAVFSQEMGQSIPDEIEIQVVEENPTTLYMVLPTKPTIADEEEVSQEQLEAVAGGGFMDDFVDGFTHTIHKGLKGCGEVLINGEMPD, encoded by the coding sequence ATGTCAGAACAAAATACTCTCAATCGCAACGAACTTGAAGCGAGAATCATTGCTAAAGCTTGGCAGGATGAAGCTTTTAAGCAAGAGCTATTAAATAACCCTAAAGCCGTATTCAGTCAAGAAATGGGTCAAAGTATTCCCGATGAAATTGAAATTCAAGTAGTAGAAGAAAATCCTACTACTCTGTACATGGTACTACCTACAAAGCCCACTATTGCCGATGAAGAAGAAGTTTCTCAAGAACAATTAGAAGCTGTAGCTGGAGGTGGTTTTATGGATGATTTTGTTGACGGCTTCACACACACAATTCATAAAGGATTAAAAGGATGCGGAGAAGTGCTTATTAACGGTGAGATGCCAGATTGA
- a CDS encoding phosphotransferase family protein: MNIGKKIGVGKSAQVFCWRNNQVIKLFYPNISTAWIEYETQVSRIVYQAGLAVPEVEGITEVDGQKGIVIERIEGDSMLNNIRLKPWKIFHFARLLAELQTEIHRCHVPKLLSLQKQRKLQIRAAQVLPENKQQTILDLLDQLPTGRSLCHGDFHPGNIILSASKSTVIDWSNALQGNSQADVALTLLMLLVGEEPTNLTSFFWLFLRILFCAVYLQRYLKLNQITWKQIQPWLVPEAAAWLSYCSSEQEQKSLLFIIEKLLRD, encoded by the coding sequence ATGAATATAGGTAAAAAAATTGGAGTAGGAAAGTCGGCGCAGGTATTCTGTTGGAGAAATAATCAAGTAATTAAATTATTTTATCCGAATATTTCGACAGCTTGGATAGAATATGAAACCCAAGTTAGTCGAATTGTATATCAAGCAGGGTTAGCTGTTCCTGAAGTAGAAGGCATTACCGAAGTAGATGGTCAGAAGGGAATCGTCATCGAACGGATTGAGGGCGATTCTATGTTGAATAATATTCGTTTAAAACCTTGGAAAATATTCCATTTCGCCAGATTACTGGCAGAGCTACAAACCGAAATTCACCGATGTCATGTTCCCAAACTTCTCTCTTTGCAAAAGCAAAGAAAACTGCAAATTAGAGCAGCACAAGTATTACCAGAAAACAAACAACAAACAATATTAGATCTACTCGACCAATTGCCTACGGGGCGATCGCTCTGTCACGGAGATTTTCATCCTGGTAATATTATACTTTCAGCTTCTAAATCCACTGTTATTGACTGGTCTAATGCTTTACAGGGTAATTCTCAGGCTGATGTAGCTCTAACTTTATTAATGCTGCTTGTTGGTGAAGAACCAACTAATTTAACTTCATTTTTTTGGTTGTTTCTGCGAATTTTATTTTGCGCTGTATATCTCCAACGTTATTTGAAACTGAATCAGATTACTTGGAAACAGATTCAACCTTGGTTAGTGCCAGAAGCAGCAGCATGGTTAAGCTATTGCTCATCCGAGCAAGAGCAAAAATCTTTGTTATTCATCATCGAAAAGCTACTTAGAGATTAA
- a CDS encoding 2OG-Fe(II) oxygenase, which yields MEITQNKYYSLRSKAFNPNYLKSLEQEILASPYLAESKLSEHFAETQGFSIVFQRSGIEMVAKQFPFLQPYLQTALMPQCNVFYLNPLIVQSRAYVQPHVDCSIAQYCHQTVIPKMVSVLYVRVPSDMEGGELILTRKGNQVGKIQPQENTLLYFHGSLTHSVNQVRTSQSRISLVCEQYVGDLTQYQQIPQFQIESKAYAV from the coding sequence ATGGAAATAACTCAAAACAAATATTATTCTCTACGTTCAAAAGCCTTTAATCCTAATTATTTGAAATCCCTAGAACAAGAAATACTTGCTTCGCCTTATCTAGCAGAGAGTAAATTAAGCGAGCATTTTGCAGAAACTCAGGGGTTTTCTATTGTATTCCAGCGATCAGGAATTGAGATGGTTGCCAAACAGTTTCCTTTTCTTCAGCCTTATTTACAAACAGCATTAATGCCCCAATGCAATGTCTTTTACCTCAATCCTCTGATTGTGCAATCAAGAGCATATGTCCAGCCCCACGTTGACTGTAGTATTGCTCAATATTGTCACCAGACTGTTATTCCCAAAATGGTCAGTGTCCTCTATGTTCGCGTGCCATCAGATATGGAAGGTGGAGAATTAATTTTAACTAGAAAAGGAAACCAGGTAGGAAAAATTCAACCCCAAGAAAACACCCTACTATACTTTCATGGCAGTTTAACCCATTCGGTTAATCAAGTTAGAACTTCGCAGTCTCGTATTAGTTTAGTCTGCGAACAGTATGTTGGCGATTTAACTCAATATCAGCAGATTCCCCAATTTCAGATTGAGTCTAAAGCCTATGCAGTGTAG
- a CDS encoding Nif11-like leader peptide family natural product precursor produces the protein MSIESVRTMIETSKTDAVLRQQLQSAEGPEAILTIASEKGYEFTEEELLSVMQEKQLSFGEELSEEQLESVAGGGKGNKTSFNGGTHNH, from the coding sequence ATGTCAATTGAATCAGTACGTACAATGATCGAAACTTCTAAAACTGATGCTGTTTTACGTCAGCAACTACAATCAGCAGAAGGACCAGAAGCTATCTTAACTATTGCCTCAGAAAAAGGTTATGAGTTTACCGAAGAAGAACTACTTAGTGTAATGCAAGAAAAGCAGCTTTCTTTTGGAGAAGAGCTTTCTGAAGAGCAGTTAGAATCTGTTGCTGGTGGTGGTAAAGGAAATAAAACTAGTTTTAATGGTGGTACTCATAACCATTAA
- a CDS encoding MBL fold metallo-hydrolase: MKIHLIGHASLFVETQDCKILMDPLLFNPAIVEEMQDVCPKRELALNHLPEFDTLVISHKHIDHFDLRSLAYLPKHVDVFIPKDKLIETCLRKLGYQNIYTLRDWSEVRLGATHLLTTRSENRVPEYGMIFADEDGVFWNQVDSRINPDTIREVKSRYPQIDFLLAGWQPMLETQYQHNDNLSFPFSEYSKTLKLISLTKPKAIAPGANGYKFINSSAWLNQIVFPVTREQFCRDAKRTCPEIADKVFTFEPGDIITIDRGECTHLTQSSDFVRMVEDDRELLDFCPVNVDSRLIDDNLDGHDLHEMKKAIKQEVCLSLTQFFNQNQDSLFLEYCHWQVIYQLEVVFPDGSQIWHFDFSEKQIQCRVGRNPLANLFNAITASSLYGIMQGTKGWDYAYLGGFYRSFHKLYQATPYGIVKSINESSNFSFPQPLYAKFPYDRVYERVRNYETKKWGQVENSQEIEPENTTTIVIIGKTLTRVAKLKPDLAQNSNSNGNSQHLSLVN; the protein is encoded by the coding sequence ATGAAAATTCACCTAATTGGTCATGCTTCTCTTTTTGTGGAAACACAAGATTGCAAAATTTTGATGGATCCTTTACTCTTCAACCCTGCCATAGTCGAAGAGATGCAAGATGTTTGCCCCAAGCGAGAACTAGCTCTCAATCACCTGCCTGAATTCGATACTTTAGTCATCTCCCATAAACATATCGATCACTTCGATCTTCGCTCTCTAGCTTATTTGCCCAAACACGTTGATGTCTTTATTCCCAAGGATAAGTTAATCGAGACTTGTCTACGTAAATTAGGCTATCAAAATATTTACACTTTAAGGGATTGGAGTGAAGTTCGTCTTGGTGCAACTCATCTACTAACTACTCGTTCGGAAAATCGTGTCCCTGAATATGGCATGATCTTTGCTGACGAAGATGGGGTGTTTTGGAATCAAGTTGATTCGAGGATAAACCCAGACACGATTCGCGAGGTTAAGTCTCGCTATCCCCAGATCGACTTTCTATTAGCTGGTTGGCAACCAATGTTAGAAACGCAGTATCAGCATAACGATAATCTATCATTTCCTTTCTCTGAATATAGCAAAACACTAAAACTCATTAGCTTGACCAAACCCAAAGCGATCGCGCCAGGGGCTAATGGTTATAAGTTTATTAATAGTTCAGCTTGGTTAAATCAAATTGTTTTCCCCGTAACGCGAGAACAGTTTTGTCGCGATGCCAAGCGAACCTGTCCTGAAATTGCCGATAAAGTATTTACTTTTGAACCTGGAGATATCATTACTATTGATCGAGGTGAATGCACTCACTTAACCCAAAGCTCAGACTTTGTAAGGATGGTAGAAGATGATCGCGAACTTTTAGATTTTTGTCCTGTTAATGTTGATAGCCGACTGATTGACGATAATCTAGACGGACACGACTTACATGAGATGAAAAAGGCGATCAAGCAAGAGGTTTGCCTTAGTTTAACTCAGTTTTTTAATCAGAATCAAGATTCTTTATTTTTGGAATATTGCCATTGGCAAGTAATTTATCAGCTAGAAGTAGTTTTTCCAGATGGTTCTCAGATTTGGCATTTCGATTTTAGCGAGAAGCAAATACAATGCCGAGTGGGGCGCAATCCTTTGGCTAACTTATTTAACGCGATCACTGCTTCTAGCCTATATGGCATTATGCAAGGAACTAAGGGCTGGGATTATGCTTATTTGGGCGGTTTCTACCGTAGTTTTCACAAATTATACCAAGCAACACCCTACGGTATCGTTAAATCAATTAATGAAAGTTCCAATTTTTCATTTCCACAACCTCTATATGCCAAGTTTCCTTACGATCGCGTTTACGAGCGAGTTCGCAACTATGAAACTAAAAAATGGGGTCAAGTTGAGAACAGCCAGGAAATCGAACCAGAAAACACAACGACGATAGTGATTATTGGCAAGACTTTAACTAGAGTGGCAAAACTGAAACCAGATTTAGCTCAAAATTCCAATTCTAATGGTAATTCTCAGCATCTTTCTCTAGTAAATTAA
- a CDS encoding MBL fold metallo-hydrolase yields MQIQLIGHASLFVETQDCKILIDPVLWDSHCEDIEDICPQRKVIIDRLPKFDTLVISHQHTDHFDIRSLACLPKHIDVLIPRDKCLKSCLRKLGYQNIYFLGDWTEVRIGSTRLLTTRSENRVPEFGMVIADNDGVFWNQVDSVVSPETVGKVKSRYGGVDFLLASWQPMLETQYQDNQSISFPYSAYGDLLKLVNLVQPRAIAPGANGFKFINGSSWLNQIVFPVTREQFCRDVQQTRPEISQQVFAFNPGDVVTIEQGQCDRLPQHSDFVNMVEDDLDSLNFCPVNVDSRLIDDNLEQYNLDELKTAIKQEVCVNLLQFINQNKNSLFLEYCHWQAVYQLEIVFPDGSQTWHFDFSEEQIQCQVGRNPLANVFTAIAASRFYSLIQGIKGWDYVQMGGYYRRFHKLYQATPYGIVQPNDSSSVFIKEPLQEKFPYKEAYQKARDYEIEKWGQVNESKAIEPACKTTMIAIGKTLTRVTKTTSIGTSVDTLPYLATSCAK; encoded by the coding sequence ATGCAAATCCAACTAATTGGTCATGCTTCTCTTTTTGTAGAAACCCAAGACTGCAAAATTTTAATCGATCCGGTGTTATGGGATTCTCATTGTGAAGACATAGAAGACATTTGTCCCCAAAGAAAAGTAATTATCGATCGCCTTCCTAAATTTGATACTCTAGTTATTTCTCATCAACATACAGATCATTTTGATATTCGTTCTCTGGCTTGTTTGCCCAAACATATTGATGTCCTGATTCCCAGGGATAAGTGTCTGAAAAGTTGTCTGCGTAAATTAGGCTATCAAAATATCTATTTTCTCGGAGATTGGACTGAAGTTCGCATTGGTTCGACTCGTTTACTAACAACTCGTTCGGAAAATCGCGTCCCCGAATTCGGAATGGTTATTGCCGACAATGATGGAGTATTTTGGAATCAAGTTGATTCTGTAGTCAGTCCAGAAACAGTAGGCAAGGTCAAATCTCGCTATGGTGGGGTTGACTTTTTATTGGCTAGCTGGCAACCAATGCTAGAGACTCAATATCAAGATAATCAAAGTATTTCTTTCCCTTACTCGGCTTATGGTGACTTATTGAAGCTAGTTAATTTAGTTCAACCTAGAGCGATCGCACCAGGAGCGAATGGGTTCAAATTTATCAACGGTTCATCTTGGTTAAACCAGATTGTTTTTCCTGTAACACGCGAACAATTCTGTCGGGATGTGCAGCAAACTCGTCCCGAAATTTCCCAGCAAGTATTTGCTTTTAATCCAGGAGATGTTGTTACCATCGAGCAGGGTCAATGCGATCGCCTACCTCAACACTCTGACTTTGTAAACATGGTAGAAGACGATCTCGACAGCTTAAATTTCTGTCCTGTTAATGTCGATAGCCGACTAATCGATGATAATTTAGAGCAGTATAATCTCGACGAACTGAAGACAGCGATTAAGCAAGAAGTGTGCGTTAATTTACTTCAGTTTATAAATCAGAATAAGAACTCTTTATTTTTAGAATATTGCCACTGGCAAGCAGTTTATCAGCTAGAAATTGTATTTCCTGATGGTTCTCAGACTTGGCATTTTGATTTTAGTGAAGAGCAAATTCAATGCCAAGTGGGACGTAATCCTTTGGCTAATGTCTTTACAGCGATCGCAGCTTCTAGATTCTATAGTCTAATCCAAGGAATTAAAGGTTGGGATTATGTACAGATGGGTGGCTACTACCGTCGTTTTCATAAGCTATATCAAGCAACTCCCTATGGTATCGTTCAGCCTAATGATAGCTCCAGTGTTTTCATAAAAGAACCTCTACAGGAAAAATTTCCTTATAAAGAAGCATATCAAAAGGCTCGCGACTATGAAATTGAAAAATGGGGTCAAGTTAATGAGAGTAAAGCAATTGAGCCAGCCTGCAAAACAACCATGATCGCTATTGGTAAAACCCTCACTAGAGTTACCAAAACCACTTCGATAGGTACTTCTGTTGATACTCTTCCCTATCTAGCAACTAGCTGTGCCAAATAA
- a CDS encoding NHLP leader peptide family RiPP precursor: MSEQNTLNRNELEAKIIAKAWQDELFKQELLNNPKAVFSQETGYSIPEEVEIQVVEESPTTLYMVLPAKPAIVDEKEISQEQLETVAGGTISEAFTLIKTAWSGVEGCFE; this comes from the coding sequence ATGTCTGAACAAAATACTCTCAATCGCAACGAACTTGAAGCAAAAATTATTGCCAAAGCATGGCAAGATGAATTGTTTAAGCAAGAACTACTAAACAATCCTAAAGCTGTATTCAGCCAAGAAACTGGATACAGCATTCCCGAGGAAGTTGAAATCCAAGTAGTAGAAGAAAGTCCCACTACTCTTTATATGGTACTGCCCGCTAAGCCAGCTATCGTCGATGAAAAAGAAATTTCTCAAGAGCAGTTAGAAACTGTAGCTGGGGGAACTATCTCGGAGGCGTTTACTTTAATTAAAACAGCTTGGTCGGGGGTAGAAGGTTGCTTTGAATAA
- a CDS encoding type 2 lanthipeptide synthetase LanM family protein, whose translation MKISQADLLAIVVQASTIDERLSDRFIPDPEQIDDKLINSRIEKWCQTVAKGDLEKFAKRLAWSDLELEKIRYVLGNICLAAGQTLPDWTKTLQEILLSELNIKNDLTDRCFDPKKPIPFEEVFLLLIRVARQKLFSQTDNSYQLVSEEAFTSLERSLLKQLVSICLPCLQSEFSIFRALKQSSLTSLLEQLQDSVSDELYQNFVNGLTTGRLLAFFKKYSVLARLVSVTIDFWVEATSEFIRRLKSDLPIIEQTFLKDTDQVVSIKPCLSDSHNQGRYVMALTFASGLNLIYKPKNLSLEVAYFKLLNWLNAEKSLLPLRLLKVINRSTHGWIEYVEHSSCEDEAGAERYYQRAGMLLCLVYILGGTDCHQENLIASGEHPVLIDIETLLHPRVVNFACTEEQAGAQFLATQQLIENSVLKVGLLPQWDFDADKQVAYDVSGLGGIGKQEISVKIPKWRHINTDKMELVHEPGTMAATIPTQTNAPSLNGITVSPDKYVEKIVDGFEQMYQFLMERSTKLLLSDSPLAALAHQRVRFVFRSTQVYVSILAKTLHPNFLRHGIDRSIELDMLKQGLLVAETKPPAWSLLRSEQQALEQLDIPYFIADSSSDSLTVSSDLSITGYFQKPSYSDVITNLQQLNKQSLVQQISLIRSSLCLRFVGKPNKTESSQDSKPHLSFEPVVSLTRSQMVQEAVAIAQELQQRAIYGTDGSVTWIGMQYIPGAEQLQLQPLTDSLYDGVCGVALFLAALSKITGNSDFRDLALGAVQQVRKNLQDEKHRSYSKIIKRIGIGGATGAGSIVYALVRISQFLNEPDLLDSARIIASEIHREMITQDRYFDLMRGTGGAILGLLALYQATLDPAILEQVTACGYHLLNNRVASNSAFRSWSTLDNELLTGFSHGAAGIAYALLRLYETTQELSFLKGAEEAIAYEQSVFSPIKGNWPDLRSFTIKNENSYSMSSWCHGATGIGLARLGSLMVIDTEEIRQDIAVALKTTQRVGTKHLDHLCCGNFGRIEMLLVAASELLRPELQKTAQKQAAQAIARAKQTGSFCFFAGNLRNVYNPGFFRGVAGIGYELLRLGYPDSLPSVLLWK comes from the coding sequence ATGAAAATTTCTCAAGCAGATTTGCTCGCAATTGTCGTACAAGCTAGTACAATTGATGAGCGATTGAGCGATCGCTTTATTCCCGACCCAGAACAAATAGATGATAAGTTAATTAACTCTCGCATTGAGAAATGGTGTCAAACTGTTGCCAAAGGCGATCTAGAAAAATTTGCCAAACGTCTAGCTTGGTCAGATCTTGAACTAGAAAAGATTCGTTATGTCTTGGGAAATATTTGTTTAGCTGCTGGACAAACTCTCCCTGACTGGACAAAAACTTTGCAGGAAATATTGCTCAGTGAGTTAAATATAAAAAATGACCTTACTGACCGTTGTTTTGACCCCAAAAAGCCAATTCCCTTTGAAGAAGTATTTTTGCTATTGATTCGGGTCGCACGTCAAAAATTATTTTCCCAGACAGACAATAGCTATCAACTAGTTTCAGAAGAAGCTTTTACTAGTCTGGAACGTTCTCTATTAAAACAATTGGTATCTATTTGTCTTCCATGTCTACAGTCGGAATTTTCAATTTTTCGAGCATTAAAGCAGTCTTCTTTGACCTCTTTGCTAGAGCAACTGCAAGATAGTGTTTCTGACGAGCTATACCAAAACTTTGTCAATGGGCTAACCACAGGAAGATTGCTGGCTTTCTTCAAAAAGTATAGCGTTCTAGCTCGTTTAGTATCGGTCACTATAGATTTTTGGGTAGAAGCAACTTCAGAATTTATTCGACGGTTAAAATCAGATTTACCAATTATTGAACAAACTTTTTTAAAAGATACCGATCAAGTCGTTTCTATTAAGCCCTGTCTGTCTGACTCTCACAATCAAGGGCGTTATGTAATGGCTCTTACCTTTGCCTCTGGTCTAAATCTGATTTATAAACCAAAAAACTTATCTTTGGAAGTAGCTTATTTCAAGTTACTAAATTGGTTAAACGCCGAGAAATCTTTATTACCTTTGCGACTACTTAAAGTCATTAATCGCAGCACTCATGGCTGGATTGAGTATGTCGAACATTCATCCTGTGAAGATGAAGCAGGGGCAGAGCGATATTATCAGCGTGCTGGAATGCTTTTATGTCTAGTTTATATTCTAGGAGGAACTGACTGTCATCAGGAAAATTTGATTGCCAGTGGAGAACATCCAGTATTAATAGACATAGAAACTTTACTACATCCTCGCGTAGTTAATTTTGCTTGTACAGAAGAACAAGCAGGAGCGCAATTTTTAGCCACGCAGCAACTTATTGAGAACTCTGTGCTTAAAGTCGGATTACTGCCGCAATGGGATTTTGATGCGGATAAACAAGTAGCCTATGATGTCAGCGGTTTGGGGGGAATTGGGAAACAGGAGATTTCTGTAAAGATACCAAAGTGGCGGCATATTAATACTGACAAGATGGAACTAGTACACGAACCTGGAACTATGGCAGCCACAATACCAACTCAGACTAATGCACCTTCATTAAATGGCATTACAGTTTCTCCCGATAAATATGTTGAAAAAATCGTAGATGGATTTGAGCAGATGTATCAATTTCTCATGGAACGAAGCACAAAGCTTCTTCTTTCTGATAGTCCTTTAGCTGCTTTGGCACATCAGCGAGTACGATTTGTATTTAGAAGTACTCAAGTCTATGTCAGTATCCTAGCCAAAACTCTACATCCCAACTTTTTACGGCATGGAATAGATCGCAGTATCGAGCTAGATATGCTGAAGCAAGGACTATTAGTAGCCGAAACCAAGCCTCCTGCTTGGTCGCTATTGAGATCGGAACAACAAGCTCTAGAACAATTAGATATTCCTTATTTCATCGCAGACTCAAGTAGTGATTCTTTGACTGTAAGTTCTGACCTTAGTATTACAGGGTATTTCCAAAAACCTAGTTATAGTGATGTAATTACTAATTTACAGCAGCTAAATAAGCAAAGCTTAGTACAGCAAATTTCTCTCATTCGATCTTCTTTATGTCTGCGGTTTGTCGGTAAGCCAAACAAAACAGAATCTAGTCAGGATAGCAAGCCCCATCTGAGTTTTGAACCAGTTGTTTCCTTAACGCGATCGCAAATGGTTCAAGAAGCTGTGGCGATCGCCCAAGAACTACAACAACGAGCAATTTACGGTACTGACGGTAGTGTTACTTGGATTGGTATGCAGTACATTCCTGGAGCTGAGCAGCTACAACTTCAGCCTTTGACCGATAGTCTATATGACGGGGTTTGTGGAGTCGCTTTATTTCTAGCAGCATTATCAAAAATAACTGGAAATTCTGATTTTCGAGATTTAGCATTAGGAGCTGTACAACAAGTCAGAAAAAATTTACAGGACGAAAAGCATAGATCTTACTCAAAAATCATCAAACGAATAGGAATTGGTGGAGCAACTGGAGCGGGATCTATCGTTTATGCATTAGTCCGAATCAGTCAATTTTTGAATGAGCCAGATCTATTAGATTCAGCCAGAATTATAGCTTCGGAAATCCACCGAGAAATGATTACCCAAGATCGTTACTTTGACCTAATGCGAGGAACAGGAGGAGCAATACTAGGTTTGTTAGCCTTATACCAAGCTACTCTCGATCCAGCTATTCTAGAGCAAGTTACTGCCTGTGGATATCATCTTTTGAATAATCGTGTTGCTAGTAATTCTGCATTTAGGTCTTGGTCAACTTTAGATAATGAATTATTAACGGGCTTTTCTCATGGTGCAGCAGGTATTGCTTACGCTTTACTACGATTGTACGAAACTACACAAGAGCTATCTTTTCTAAAAGGTGCAGAGGAGGCAATTGCCTATGAGCAGAGCGTCTTTTCTCCAATTAAAGGCAATTGGCCGGATTTACGTTCATTTACCATTAAAAACGAAAACTCTTATTCGATGAGTAGTTGGTGTCATGGTGCCACAGGTATTGGTTTAGCGCGTTTAGGGAGTTTGATGGTAATAGATACGGAGGAAATTAGGCAGGATATTGCTGTTGCCTTAAAGACGACACAACGAGTTGGAACAAAGCACCTAGACCATCTTTGCTGTGGGAATTTTGGCAGAATAGAGATGTTATTAGTAGCTGCTTCAGAGTTATTGCGTCCAGAATTACAAAAAACTGCTCAAAAACAAGCAGCACAAGCTATAGCTAGAGCAAAGCAAACGGGGTCTTTTTGTTTCTTTGCTGGAAATCTCAGGAATGTATATAATCCTGGTTTTTTTCGAGGTGTTGCTGGAATTGGGTATGAGCTATTGCGTTTAGGTTATCCAGATTCATTGCCCTCGGTATTGTTGTGGAAGTAA